Proteins from a genomic interval of Capsicum annuum cultivar UCD-10X-F1 chromosome 4, UCD10Xv1.1, whole genome shotgun sequence:
- the LOC107868191 gene encoding oligopeptide transporter 7 isoform X1, with amino-acid sequence MIDHEETHKEISAPLIEKQEKEKYSHYGDDVTSSSQSENSPIEQVSLTVPITDDPTLPVVTFRMWVLGTLACIFLSFLNQFFWFRREPLSISSISAQIAVVPLGHLMAMTITNRVFFKGRKFEFTMNPGPFNVKEHVLITIFANSGAGNPYAIHIVSAVKVFYKRNVTFWVSLIVVLTTQVLGFGWSGLFRKYLVEPAAMWWPHNLVQVSLFRALHEKEERAKNELTRNQFFLIAFLCSFAYYVFPGYLFPMLSSLSWLCWIFPTSVLAQQLGSGLHGLGIGAIGIDWSSISSYLGSPLASPWFATANIAVGYFLIMYVVTPFMYWSNVYKAKTFPIFSDGLFTSDGQKYNISAIIDPNFHIDFNAYDLEGPLYLSTFFSMTYAFSFACLSATVVHVFLFHGRDIWQLSKSAFQEKKMDIHTKLMRKYKQVPGWWFLSILLVNIAATVFICEYYKSQLQLPWWGVLLACGLAFFFTLPVGVITATTNQTPGLNVITEYIIGYLYPGYPVANMCFKVYGYISMKQGLTFLQDLKLGHYMKIPPRAMFMAQVVGTLISALVHLGTAWWLMETVPDICDRALLPPGSPWTCPGDHVFYDASVIWGLIGPQRIFGNLGHYSALNWAFLFGAIAPVIVWITHKSFPNQQWIRLITVPVLLAGIIQMPPATSVNYNSWIIIAFLSGFVVYRYNRKLWSRHNYVLSGALDAGLAFMGVLLYLCLGMEHVRLDWWGSDADRCPLAKCPTAEGVVVKGCPVF; translated from the exons ATGATTGACCAtgaagaaacacataaagaaatCTCGGCTCCACTTA TTGAGAAGCAAGAGAAGGAGAAATATTCACACTATGGAGATGATGTTACGAGCAGTTCGCAGTCAGAAAATTCACCAATCGAACAAGTATCTCTTACAGTTCCAATCACTGATGATCCAACGCTTCCAGTGGTCACATTTAGAATGTGGGTACTTGGAACACTAGCTTGTATTTTCCTTTCATTTCTCAACCAGTTCTTTTGGTTTCGTCGAGAGCCTCTCTCGATTAGCTCAATCTCAGCTCAAATCGCGGTAGTACCTCTAGGTCACCTCATGGCTATGACGATCACAAATAGAGTATTCTTTAAAGGAAGGAAATTTGAATTTACGATGAATCCAGGACCGTTTAATGTGAAAGAGCATGTATTGATTACGATTTTTGCAAACTCAGGCGCTGGGAATCCTTACGCGATTCACATTGTTAGTGCGGTCAAGGTTTTCTATAAGAGGAATGTGACTTTTTGGGTTTCGTTGATTGTTGTTCTGACGACTCAGGTATTGGGCTTTGGATGGTCCGGGCTCTTTCGGAAGTATTTGGTGGAGCCCGCCGCTATGTGGTGGCCCCACAATCTTGTTCAAGTTTCTCTTTTCAG GGCGCTTCATGAAAAAGAAGAGCGAGCCAAGAATGAATTGACGCGAAACCAGTTCTTCCTCATTGCATTTTTATGTAGCTTTGCTTACTATGTCTTTCCAGGTTACCTTTTCCCGATGCTAAGTTCCCTTTCATGGCTATGTTGGATATTCCCAACTTCTGTCCTTGCTCAACAGTTGGGTTCGGGGCTTCATGGTCTTGGTATCGGTGCCATTGGAATTGATTGGTCTAGTATATCCTCTTATCTCGGAAGCCCACTGGCTAGTCCATGGTTTGCTACTGCAAACATTGCTGTTggatattttctcataatgtatgtTGTTACACCTTTTATGTACTGGTCTAATGTGTACAAAGCCAAAACATTTCCAATATTTTCAGACGGCCTCTTCACATCAGATGGTCAAAAGTACAACATCTCAGCCATTATCGATCCAAATTTCCATATCGATTTCAATGCATATGACCTTGAGGGCCCTCTCTACCTCAGCACTTTCTTTTCAATGACTTATGCATTCAGCTTTGCTTGCCTCAGTGCTACAGTTGTTCATGTCTTCCTCTTCCATGGACG AGATATATGGCAGCTGAGCAAGTCTGCTTTCCAAGAGAAGAAAATGGATATTCATACAAAGCTAATGAGAAAATACAAGCAAGTTCCTGGGTGGTGGTTCTTAAGCATTCTTCTCGTAAATATTGCTGCAACAGTATTTATATGTGAATATTACAAATCTCAGCTCCAATTACCATGGTGGGGTGTCTTGCTGGCGTGTGGTCTTGCTTTCTTTTTCACCCTTCCAGTTGGAGTCATCACTGCTACTACAAACCAA ACTCCTGGTTTGAATGTGATAACGGAGTACATAATAGGGTACTTATACCCCGGTTATCCAGTAGCTAACATGTGCTTCAAGGTGTACGGCTACATCAGCATGAAGCAGGGATTGACCTTTTTACAAGACTTAAAGCTTGGACATTACATGAAGATTCCTCCTAGAGCAATGTTTATGGCTCAG GTTGTTGGAACGCTGATATCAGCTTTAGTGCATCTTGGAACAGCATGGTGGCTCATGGAAACTGTGCCAGATATTTGTGACAGGGCTTTGCTTCCTCCTGGCAGCCCGTGGACCTGCCCAGGCGATCACGTATTTTATGATGCCTCAGTCATCTGGGGTTTGATTGGGCCGCAAAGAATTTTTGGAAACCTTGGCCATTACTCAGCCCTAAACTGGGCCTTCTTATTTGGAGCTATAGCTCCTGTCATTGTTTGGATCACGCACAAGAGTTTCCCTAACCAGCAGTGGATCAGGTTAATCACAGTGCCTGTGTTATTAGCTGGAATAATACAGATGCCACCAGCTACTTCTGTAAACTACAACAGTTGGATCATCATAGCTTTTCTTTCTGGATTTGTTGTTTATAGATACAATCGGAAATTGTGGAGTCGTCACAATTATGTTTTATCTGGGGCGTTAGATGCTGGATTAGCGTTTATGGGAGTATTATTGTATTTATGCTTGGGAATGGAGCATGTTAGGCTTGACTGGTGGGGAAGTGATGCAGATCGATGCCCATTGGCTAAATGTCCGACTGCTGAGGGGGTTGTGGTTAAAGGATGCCCAGTTTTTTAA
- the LOC107868191 gene encoding oligopeptide transporter 7 isoform X2, which yields MWWPHNLVQVSLFRALHEKEERAKNELTRNQFFLIAFLCSFAYYVFPGYLFPMLSSLSWLCWIFPTSVLAQQLGSGLHGLGIGAIGIDWSSISSYLGSPLASPWFATANIAVGYFLIMYVVTPFMYWSNVYKAKTFPIFSDGLFTSDGQKYNISAIIDPNFHIDFNAYDLEGPLYLSTFFSMTYAFSFACLSATVVHVFLFHGRDIWQLSKSAFQEKKMDIHTKLMRKYKQVPGWWFLSILLVNIAATVFICEYYKSQLQLPWWGVLLACGLAFFFTLPVGVITATTNQTPGLNVITEYIIGYLYPGYPVANMCFKVYGYISMKQGLTFLQDLKLGHYMKIPPRAMFMAQVVGTLISALVHLGTAWWLMETVPDICDRALLPPGSPWTCPGDHVFYDASVIWGLIGPQRIFGNLGHYSALNWAFLFGAIAPVIVWITHKSFPNQQWIRLITVPVLLAGIIQMPPATSVNYNSWIIIAFLSGFVVYRYNRKLWSRHNYVLSGALDAGLAFMGVLLYLCLGMEHVRLDWWGSDADRCPLAKCPTAEGVVVKGCPVF from the exons ATGTGGTGGCCCCACAATCTTGTTCAAGTTTCTCTTTTCAG GGCGCTTCATGAAAAAGAAGAGCGAGCCAAGAATGAATTGACGCGAAACCAGTTCTTCCTCATTGCATTTTTATGTAGCTTTGCTTACTATGTCTTTCCAGGTTACCTTTTCCCGATGCTAAGTTCCCTTTCATGGCTATGTTGGATATTCCCAACTTCTGTCCTTGCTCAACAGTTGGGTTCGGGGCTTCATGGTCTTGGTATCGGTGCCATTGGAATTGATTGGTCTAGTATATCCTCTTATCTCGGAAGCCCACTGGCTAGTCCATGGTTTGCTACTGCAAACATTGCTGTTggatattttctcataatgtatgtTGTTACACCTTTTATGTACTGGTCTAATGTGTACAAAGCCAAAACATTTCCAATATTTTCAGACGGCCTCTTCACATCAGATGGTCAAAAGTACAACATCTCAGCCATTATCGATCCAAATTTCCATATCGATTTCAATGCATATGACCTTGAGGGCCCTCTCTACCTCAGCACTTTCTTTTCAATGACTTATGCATTCAGCTTTGCTTGCCTCAGTGCTACAGTTGTTCATGTCTTCCTCTTCCATGGACG AGATATATGGCAGCTGAGCAAGTCTGCTTTCCAAGAGAAGAAAATGGATATTCATACAAAGCTAATGAGAAAATACAAGCAAGTTCCTGGGTGGTGGTTCTTAAGCATTCTTCTCGTAAATATTGCTGCAACAGTATTTATATGTGAATATTACAAATCTCAGCTCCAATTACCATGGTGGGGTGTCTTGCTGGCGTGTGGTCTTGCTTTCTTTTTCACCCTTCCAGTTGGAGTCATCACTGCTACTACAAACCAA ACTCCTGGTTTGAATGTGATAACGGAGTACATAATAGGGTACTTATACCCCGGTTATCCAGTAGCTAACATGTGCTTCAAGGTGTACGGCTACATCAGCATGAAGCAGGGATTGACCTTTTTACAAGACTTAAAGCTTGGACATTACATGAAGATTCCTCCTAGAGCAATGTTTATGGCTCAG GTTGTTGGAACGCTGATATCAGCTTTAGTGCATCTTGGAACAGCATGGTGGCTCATGGAAACTGTGCCAGATATTTGTGACAGGGCTTTGCTTCCTCCTGGCAGCCCGTGGACCTGCCCAGGCGATCACGTATTTTATGATGCCTCAGTCATCTGGGGTTTGATTGGGCCGCAAAGAATTTTTGGAAACCTTGGCCATTACTCAGCCCTAAACTGGGCCTTCTTATTTGGAGCTATAGCTCCTGTCATTGTTTGGATCACGCACAAGAGTTTCCCTAACCAGCAGTGGATCAGGTTAATCACAGTGCCTGTGTTATTAGCTGGAATAATACAGATGCCACCAGCTACTTCTGTAAACTACAACAGTTGGATCATCATAGCTTTTCTTTCTGGATTTGTTGTTTATAGATACAATCGGAAATTGTGGAGTCGTCACAATTATGTTTTATCTGGGGCGTTAGATGCTGGATTAGCGTTTATGGGAGTATTATTGTATTTATGCTTGGGAATGGAGCATGTTAGGCTTGACTGGTGGGGAAGTGATGCAGATCGATGCCCATTGGCTAAATGTCCGACTGCTGAGGGGGTTGTGGTTAAAGGATGCCCAGTTTTTTAA